From a region of the Zingiber officinale cultivar Zhangliang chromosome 4B, Zo_v1.1, whole genome shotgun sequence genome:
- the LOC121974581 gene encoding QWRF motif-containing protein 2-like isoform X2: MAAAMAAAASRNPPHRRKSGSASPNRGDPLIPRRSPLIPSEKGNAGAAGGRWTRAKEIESRYLSSYGPASSFSTVTSFSSSGSSSSAWRSPSPLLAARPSTPRALPQSASQKRSHSVDRARPATPRAASRPATPEPSSSANRALCMTTRSLSVSFQGESFFYQTSRAKTASPSPTRKATPERRRSSASAAAPRKSGDHLENSKPFENHHRWPSSRVQPSNSLVDGLNYSSDKKETSLATFRLLQRSRMFDDCARRASLDGIDVSASFDTDSFSSGSSSGIRESKLSSREKVSPSWINVPARFCQETSRTGRHPEPYSPVSSPDSRSAGQQKLSLIKKPSVDGSLSSPRSASSPLRPMRTPSPSKLAASATRGLTALRTRSNASLGTSPLSHPGNAPSIISFAAEVRRTKKGENRIEEAHSLRLFDNRHLQWRFVNARSDTALLVEKLTVEKIIHNAWKTITELRDSITIKRIKLQRLTQHLKLFSILKGQMASLEELLILKRDHSSSLSGATEALKASTLRLPIVSGAKADILEVKDAVGSALNMMQVMGSSICSLLSKVEGVSSFASEITKLVLQEQALLSRSRNLLTTLAALHVKQCSIQGHLLQLRRTESER; this comes from the exons ATGGCGGCGGCGATGGCGGCCGCCGCGTCTCGGAATCCTCCGCACAGGCGTAAGAGCGGCTCGGCCTCTCCGAATCGGGGAGATCCCCTCATCCCTCGCCGCTCGCCGCTGATCCCTTCCGAGAAGGGCAATGCCGGCGCTGCCGGCGGGAGGTGGACTCGGGCGAAGGAGATCGAGTCTCGGTATCTCTCGTCCTACGGTCCCGCCTCTTCGTTCTCAACCGTGACTTCGTTCTCTTCTTCGGGCTCTTCGTCGAGCGCGTGGCGCTCCCCGTCGCCGCTCCTGGCTGCGCGGCCCTCGACGCCGCGGGCATTGCCTCAATCCGCATCGCAGAAGCGATCCCACTCCGTGGATCGGGCGCGGCCTGCGACGCCTCGTGCCGCTTCGCGGCCGGCCACACCGGAGCCCTCTTCTTCGGCAAACCGTGCCCTCTGTATGACAACCCGGAGCCTCTCTGTGTCGTTTCAAGGGGAGTCGTTCTTTTACCAGACCAGCCGCGCTAAGACCGCATCCCCCAGCCCTACCAGAAAGGCCACGCCTGAGCGGCGGCGATCTAGTGCCAGTGCCGCTGCACCAAGGAAGAGTGGCGATCATTTGGAGAACTCGAAGCCCTTTGAAAACCATCATAGATGGCCATCCTCTAGAGTCCAACCGTCTAATTCGTTGGTTGATGGGTTGAATTATTCGTCTGACAAGAAAGAAACGAGCTTGGCTACCTTCAGGTTGCTCCAGCGATCAAGGATGTTTGATGACTGTGCGAGGAGGGCGTCGTTGGATGGGATTGATGTCTCAGCTTCATTCGATACGGATAGCTTCTCCTCTGGGAGCAGTTCGGGTATTCGCGAATCCAAATTGTCGTCCCGGGAAAAGGTGTCTCCCAGTTGGATCAATGTGCCAGCAAGGTTTTGCCAGGAGACAAGCAGGACGGGTAGGCATCCTGAACCATACTCTCCTGTTTCTTCACCAGATTCAAGGTCTGCGGGACAGCAAAAATTGAGCCTAATAAAGAAACCGTCGGTGGATGGCTCTTTGTCTTCTCCAAGGTCAGCTTCTTCACCTCTCCGACCCATGAGAACTCCTTCTCCAAGTAAGCTTGCTGCTTCAGCAACGAGGGGTTTAACTGCTCTTCGGACAAGAAGTAATGCTTCATTGGGTACCTCCCCGCTAAGTCACCCAGGCAATGCACCTTCAATCATAAGCTTTGCTGCTGAAGTGCGGAGAACAAAGAAAGGGGAAAATCGGATTGAGGAGGCTCACTCATTGAGGTTGTTTGATAACCGACATTTACAGTGGCGATTTGTTAATGCCAGGTCTGATACTGCTCTTCTAGTGGAGAAACTAACTGTAGAG AAAATTATCCATAATGCATGGAAAACTATCACAGAGTTGCGTGATTCCATCACTATTAAAAGGATCAAGCTACAACGTCTGACCCAACATTTAAAGCTATTTTCTATTCTTAAGGGGCAA ATGGCCTCTCTGGAAGAGCTGTTAATTTTGAAGAGAGATCATTCAAGCTCATTATCAGGAGCTACTGAAGCACTGAAGGCTAGCACACTTCGTCTTCCTATAGTTAGTGGAGCCAAG GCAGATATCCTGGAAGTCAAGGATGCTGTTGGCTCAGCACTTAATATGATGCAGGTTATGGGATCTTCAATATGCTCTCTATTATCTAAG
- the LOC121974581 gene encoding QWRF motif-containing protein 2-like isoform X1, translated as MAAAMAAAASRNPPHRRKSGSASPNRGDPLIPRRSPLIPSEKGNAGAAGGRWTRAKEIESRYLSSYGPASSFSTVTSFSSSGSSSSAWRSPSPLLAARPSTPRALPQSASQKRSHSVDRARPATPRAASRPATPEPSSSANRALCMTTRSLSVSFQGESFFYQTSRAKTASPSPTRKATPERRRSSASAAAPRKSGDHLENSKPFENHHRWPSSRVQPSNSLVDGLNYSSDKKETSLATFRLLQRSRMFDDCARRASLDGIDVSASFDTDSFSSGSSSGIRESKLSSREKVSPSWINVPARFCQETSRTGRHPEPYSPVSSPDSRSAGQQKLSLIKKPSVDGSLSSPRSASSPLRPMRTPSPSKLAASATRGLTALRTRSNASLGTSPLSHPGNAPSIISFAAEVRRTKKGENRIEEAHSLRLFDNRHLQWRFVNARSDTALLVEKLTVERGMGGMWFYFKIIHNAWKTITELRDSITIKRIKLQRLTQHLKLFSILKGQMASLEELLILKRDHSSSLSGATEALKASTLRLPIVSGAKADILEVKDAVGSALNMMQVMGSSICSLLSKVEGVSSFASEITKLVLQEQALLSRSRNLLTTLAALHVKQCSIQGHLLQLRRTESER; from the exons ATGGCGGCGGCGATGGCGGCCGCCGCGTCTCGGAATCCTCCGCACAGGCGTAAGAGCGGCTCGGCCTCTCCGAATCGGGGAGATCCCCTCATCCCTCGCCGCTCGCCGCTGATCCCTTCCGAGAAGGGCAATGCCGGCGCTGCCGGCGGGAGGTGGACTCGGGCGAAGGAGATCGAGTCTCGGTATCTCTCGTCCTACGGTCCCGCCTCTTCGTTCTCAACCGTGACTTCGTTCTCTTCTTCGGGCTCTTCGTCGAGCGCGTGGCGCTCCCCGTCGCCGCTCCTGGCTGCGCGGCCCTCGACGCCGCGGGCATTGCCTCAATCCGCATCGCAGAAGCGATCCCACTCCGTGGATCGGGCGCGGCCTGCGACGCCTCGTGCCGCTTCGCGGCCGGCCACACCGGAGCCCTCTTCTTCGGCAAACCGTGCCCTCTGTATGACAACCCGGAGCCTCTCTGTGTCGTTTCAAGGGGAGTCGTTCTTTTACCAGACCAGCCGCGCTAAGACCGCATCCCCCAGCCCTACCAGAAAGGCCACGCCTGAGCGGCGGCGATCTAGTGCCAGTGCCGCTGCACCAAGGAAGAGTGGCGATCATTTGGAGAACTCGAAGCCCTTTGAAAACCATCATAGATGGCCATCCTCTAGAGTCCAACCGTCTAATTCGTTGGTTGATGGGTTGAATTATTCGTCTGACAAGAAAGAAACGAGCTTGGCTACCTTCAGGTTGCTCCAGCGATCAAGGATGTTTGATGACTGTGCGAGGAGGGCGTCGTTGGATGGGATTGATGTCTCAGCTTCATTCGATACGGATAGCTTCTCCTCTGGGAGCAGTTCGGGTATTCGCGAATCCAAATTGTCGTCCCGGGAAAAGGTGTCTCCCAGTTGGATCAATGTGCCAGCAAGGTTTTGCCAGGAGACAAGCAGGACGGGTAGGCATCCTGAACCATACTCTCCTGTTTCTTCACCAGATTCAAGGTCTGCGGGACAGCAAAAATTGAGCCTAATAAAGAAACCGTCGGTGGATGGCTCTTTGTCTTCTCCAAGGTCAGCTTCTTCACCTCTCCGACCCATGAGAACTCCTTCTCCAAGTAAGCTTGCTGCTTCAGCAACGAGGGGTTTAACTGCTCTTCGGACAAGAAGTAATGCTTCATTGGGTACCTCCCCGCTAAGTCACCCAGGCAATGCACCTTCAATCATAAGCTTTGCTGCTGAAGTGCGGAGAACAAAGAAAGGGGAAAATCGGATTGAGGAGGCTCACTCATTGAGGTTGTTTGATAACCGACATTTACAGTGGCGATTTGTTAATGCCAGGTCTGATACTGCTCTTCTAGTGGAGAAACTAACTGTAGAG CGCGGTATGGGAGGAATGTGGTTTTACTTC AAAATTATCCATAATGCATGGAAAACTATCACAGAGTTGCGTGATTCCATCACTATTAAAAGGATCAAGCTACAACGTCTGACCCAACATTTAAAGCTATTTTCTATTCTTAAGGGGCAA ATGGCCTCTCTGGAAGAGCTGTTAATTTTGAAGAGAGATCATTCAAGCTCATTATCAGGAGCTACTGAAGCACTGAAGGCTAGCACACTTCGTCTTCCTATAGTTAGTGGAGCCAAG GCAGATATCCTGGAAGTCAAGGATGCTGTTGGCTCAGCACTTAATATGATGCAGGTTATGGGATCTTCAATATGCTCTCTATTATCTAAG
- the LOC121974581 gene encoding QWRF motif-containing protein 2-like isoform X3, translating to MAAAMAAAASRNPPHRRKSGSASPNRGDPLIPRRSPLIPSEKGNAGAAGGRWTRAKEIESRYLSSYGPASSFSTVTSFSSSGSSSSAWRSPSPLLAARPSTPRALPQSASQKRSHSVDRARPATPRAASRPATPEPSSSANRALCMTTRSLSVSFQGESFFYQTSRAKTASPSPTRKATPERRRSSASAAAPRKSGDHLENSKPFENHHRWPSSRVQPSNSLVDGLNYSSDKKETSLATFRLLQRSRMFDDCARRASLDGIDVSASFDTDSFSSGSSSGIRESKLSSREKVSPSWINVPARFCQETSRTGRHPEPYSPVSSPDSRSAGQQKLSLIKKPSVDGSLSSPRSASSPLRPMRTPSPSKLAASATRGLTALRTRSNASLGTSPLSHPGNAPSIISFAAEVRRTKKGENRIEEAHSLRLFDNRHLQWRFVNARSDTALLVEKLTVERGMGGMWFYFKIIHNAWKTITELRDSITIKRIKLQRLTQHLKLFSILKGQMASLEELLILKRDHSSSLSGATEALKASTLRLPIVSGAKADILEVKDAVGSALNMMQVMGSSICSLLSKYR from the exons ATGGCGGCGGCGATGGCGGCCGCCGCGTCTCGGAATCCTCCGCACAGGCGTAAGAGCGGCTCGGCCTCTCCGAATCGGGGAGATCCCCTCATCCCTCGCCGCTCGCCGCTGATCCCTTCCGAGAAGGGCAATGCCGGCGCTGCCGGCGGGAGGTGGACTCGGGCGAAGGAGATCGAGTCTCGGTATCTCTCGTCCTACGGTCCCGCCTCTTCGTTCTCAACCGTGACTTCGTTCTCTTCTTCGGGCTCTTCGTCGAGCGCGTGGCGCTCCCCGTCGCCGCTCCTGGCTGCGCGGCCCTCGACGCCGCGGGCATTGCCTCAATCCGCATCGCAGAAGCGATCCCACTCCGTGGATCGGGCGCGGCCTGCGACGCCTCGTGCCGCTTCGCGGCCGGCCACACCGGAGCCCTCTTCTTCGGCAAACCGTGCCCTCTGTATGACAACCCGGAGCCTCTCTGTGTCGTTTCAAGGGGAGTCGTTCTTTTACCAGACCAGCCGCGCTAAGACCGCATCCCCCAGCCCTACCAGAAAGGCCACGCCTGAGCGGCGGCGATCTAGTGCCAGTGCCGCTGCACCAAGGAAGAGTGGCGATCATTTGGAGAACTCGAAGCCCTTTGAAAACCATCATAGATGGCCATCCTCTAGAGTCCAACCGTCTAATTCGTTGGTTGATGGGTTGAATTATTCGTCTGACAAGAAAGAAACGAGCTTGGCTACCTTCAGGTTGCTCCAGCGATCAAGGATGTTTGATGACTGTGCGAGGAGGGCGTCGTTGGATGGGATTGATGTCTCAGCTTCATTCGATACGGATAGCTTCTCCTCTGGGAGCAGTTCGGGTATTCGCGAATCCAAATTGTCGTCCCGGGAAAAGGTGTCTCCCAGTTGGATCAATGTGCCAGCAAGGTTTTGCCAGGAGACAAGCAGGACGGGTAGGCATCCTGAACCATACTCTCCTGTTTCTTCACCAGATTCAAGGTCTGCGGGACAGCAAAAATTGAGCCTAATAAAGAAACCGTCGGTGGATGGCTCTTTGTCTTCTCCAAGGTCAGCTTCTTCACCTCTCCGACCCATGAGAACTCCTTCTCCAAGTAAGCTTGCTGCTTCAGCAACGAGGGGTTTAACTGCTCTTCGGACAAGAAGTAATGCTTCATTGGGTACCTCCCCGCTAAGTCACCCAGGCAATGCACCTTCAATCATAAGCTTTGCTGCTGAAGTGCGGAGAACAAAGAAAGGGGAAAATCGGATTGAGGAGGCTCACTCATTGAGGTTGTTTGATAACCGACATTTACAGTGGCGATTTGTTAATGCCAGGTCTGATACTGCTCTTCTAGTGGAGAAACTAACTGTAGAG CGCGGTATGGGAGGAATGTGGTTTTACTTC AAAATTATCCATAATGCATGGAAAACTATCACAGAGTTGCGTGATTCCATCACTATTAAAAGGATCAAGCTACAACGTCTGACCCAACATTTAAAGCTATTTTCTATTCTTAAGGGGCAA ATGGCCTCTCTGGAAGAGCTGTTAATTTTGAAGAGAGATCATTCAAGCTCATTATCAGGAGCTACTGAAGCACTGAAGGCTAGCACACTTCGTCTTCCTATAGTTAGTGGAGCCAAG GCAGATATCCTGGAAGTCAAGGATGCTGTTGGCTCAGCACTTAATATGATGCAGGTTATGGGATCTTCAATATGCTCTCTATTATCTAAG